A single Mytilus trossulus isolate FHL-02 chromosome 12, PNRI_Mtr1.1.1.hap1, whole genome shotgun sequence DNA region contains:
- the LOC134692172 gene encoding uncharacterized protein LOC134692172: protein MAECEKPKNKTMGKITRILGRISRIFFYVQPFVCLTATVLQTVGFSTNAWAIHKNNSNNRLTAFGLWSTTICYELDCITRSHYDEYKDNIAKGFSHREVMYSLQLGHEVTTTLALIFAALCFILAIIYNFCKCGKRQLEIGMVVTSLISGLLLLSAVGYFYGELSASMRVQENKLQTTFFYPWGLAVSASGAFIILVNGLLVTMFTCLRKTIPRRRRTESYLIVTTKENIPNSEPLQCVDYDPPDYNDVEDYNDVEDYNDVEDT, encoded by the exons ATGGCTGAATGTGAAAAACCCAAGAATAAAACTATGGGGAAGATTACACGAATTTTAGGAAGAATTTCAAGGATATTCTTTTATGTGCAACCCTTTGTGTGTCTGACCGCTACTGTACTACAGACTGTTGGATTCTCTACAAATGCCTGGGCCATACACAAAAACAACTCTAACAATAGACTAACAGCGTTTGGACTCTGGTCCACGACAATTTGCTATGAATTGGACTGTATAACAAGGAGCCATTATGACGAATATAAAGATAATATCGCAAAAGGCTTTTCTCACAGAG aGGTTATGTACTCGCTGCAGCTCGGACATGAAGTTACAACAACACTTGCCTTGATATTTGCTGCACTTTGCTTTATTCTCGCAATCATATACAATTTCTGTAAATGTGGAAAACGACAGCTTGAAATAGGAATGGTAGTTACTTCGTTAATATCTG GTTTGCTATTGCTGTCTGCTGTTGGGTATTTCTATGGCGAGCTTTCTGCTTCTATGCGTGTTCAAGAAAATAAACTTCAGACCACATTCTTTTATCCATGGGGACTAGCGGTTTCCGCTTCCGGCGCTTTTATTATATTAGTAAACGGTTTACTGGTAACCATGTTCACATGTCTTAGAAAAACTATACCCAGACGAAGACGTACTGAAAGTTACTTGATTGTGACAACGAAAGAAAACATTCCCAATTCCGAGCCGCTTCAGTGTGTAGACTACGACCCTCCAGATTATAATGACGTAGAAGATTATAATGACGTAGAAGATTATAATGACGTAGAAGATACCTAG
- the LOC134692492 gene encoding uncharacterized protein LOC134692492 gives MQLEARLTGEEVCEIFNDYFVNVAKNIGSSQIKVNDDHPSILAIKDNIPDLDQNNFTFSPIDLDFVEKRIRKINVKKATGIDGISPKLLHFAKPAIVKPLTDIVNLSLSSPTLSDRLKEAQVAPIHKKNSVLEKGNYRPVSVLPAISKNAIEVQLVQYFDKIFSPFLTAFRSGFGCLSTLLRVIEDWKLALDQN, from the exons ATGCAACTGGAAGCCAGACTCACAGGC GAGGAGGTGTGTGagatatttaatgattattttgtaaatgttgcaAAGAATATAGGAAGCAGTCAAATAAAGGTTAATGATGATCACCCGAGTATTTTGGCCATTAAAGATAATATTCCTGATCTTGatcaaaacaattttaccttttCCCCTATTGATCTAGACTTTGTTGAGAAACGTATAcgtaaaattaatgttaaaaaagcCACTGGTATAGATGGCATCTCACCTAAATTACTGCATTTTGCTAAACCTGCTATTGTAAAACCTCTTACTGATATTGTTAATTTGTCATTATCATCACCGACCTTATCTGACCGTCTTAAGGAAGCTCAAGTTGCACCTATTCACAAAAAGAATagtgttttagaaaaaggaaaTTATAGACCGGTAAGTGTTTTACCGGCTATTTCTAAAAATGCCATAGAAGTACAATTAGTACAGTACTTTGATAAAATCTTCAGTCCTTTTTTGACAGCTTTTAGATCTGGTTTTGGATGTCTGTCAACTTTATTAAGAGTGATTGAAGATTGGAAATTAGCCTTAGATCAAAATTAA